One Lacunisphaera limnophila DNA window includes the following coding sequences:
- a CDS encoding M15 family metallopeptidase, protein MPSRPESARGAATWRVRWARLGIPADVATRALSRLHPEARRLVCIGRAADDGRILRLTPAAAHAWRRMQTAATDDGVTLIPLSAYRSVARQTLIIRHKLAAGQSIDAILRVSAIPGCSEHHTGRALDLGAPGHLGLVVSFARTKEFRWMRRNGANFGFHLTYPRNNRQGINYEPWHWCWRPVQALAPK, encoded by the coding sequence ATGCCCTCAAGGCCTGAATCGGCCCGGGGCGCCGCGACCTGGCGCGTGCGCTGGGCCCGGCTCGGCATTCCGGCCGACGTGGCGACGCGCGCTTTGTCACGACTTCACCCCGAGGCCAGACGCCTCGTCTGCATCGGCCGCGCGGCCGACGACGGACGGATCCTGCGGCTCACCCCGGCGGCGGCCCACGCCTGGCGCCGGATGCAGACGGCGGCCACCGACGACGGCGTCACCCTGATTCCCCTTTCCGCCTACCGCAGCGTGGCGCGACAGACCCTGATTATCCGCCACAAGCTCGCGGCCGGACAGTCGATCGACGCCATCCTGCGCGTGAGCGCGATCCCCGGGTGCAGCGAGCATCACACCGGTCGCGCCCTCGATCTCGGCGCGCCTGGCCACCTCGGACTGGTGGTCTCTTTCGCCCGCACCAAGGAATTTCGCTGGATGAGGCGAAATGGAGCAAATTTCGGTTTTCACCTCACCTACCCTCGCAACAACCGCCAGGGCATCAATTACGAACCCTGGCACTGGTGCTGGCGCCCGGTGCAAGCGCTGGCGCCAAAGTAA
- a CDS encoding 2-hydroxyacid dehydrogenase, whose protein sequence is MRVVVFSTKPHDRQFLDAANAGRHDLVYLEARLLPETATLAAGAQAACLFVHDHADAAVLATFAGLGVKHLALRCAGFNNVDLAAAARLGITVARVPAYSPHGVAEHAVALFLTLNRRIHRAYNRVRDGNFSLDGLLGFDVHGKTVGVIGTGKIGLCFAQIMRGFGCRVLAFDVTRQPAAEALGVEYTTLERLYAESDLISLHCPLTPQTQHLIGAGALAQMRDGVYIVNTSRGPLIDTGAVIDALKSGRLGALALDVYEEEEGVFYEDLSGDILADDQLARLLSFPNVLVTSHQAFFTREAVTAIAATTLGNLDDFAAGRPCPHALKA, encoded by the coding sequence ATGCGCGTCGTCGTTTTCAGCACCAAGCCGCACGACCGCCAGTTTCTGGATGCCGCCAACGCCGGCCGCCATGACCTGGTCTATCTGGAAGCCCGCCTGCTGCCGGAAACCGCCACCCTCGCCGCCGGGGCCCAGGCCGCCTGCCTTTTCGTCCACGACCATGCCGACGCGGCCGTGCTCGCCACCTTTGCCGGCCTCGGTGTGAAACACCTCGCGCTGCGCTGCGCCGGGTTCAACAACGTCGACCTCGCCGCCGCCGCCCGCCTGGGCATCACGGTCGCCCGTGTGCCGGCCTACTCGCCCCATGGAGTGGCCGAACACGCCGTCGCCTTGTTCCTGACGCTGAACCGCCGGATTCACCGGGCCTACAACCGGGTCCGGGACGGCAACTTTTCCCTCGACGGCCTGCTGGGGTTCGACGTGCACGGCAAAACCGTCGGCGTCATCGGCACCGGCAAGATCGGCCTCTGCTTCGCCCAGATCATGCGCGGCTTCGGCTGCCGGGTGCTGGCGTTCGACGTCACCCGCCAGCCCGCGGCCGAGGCGCTGGGGGTCGAATACACCACGCTGGAACGGCTCTACGCCGAGAGCGACCTCATCAGCCTCCATTGCCCGCTGACGCCGCAGACGCAGCACCTCATCGGGGCCGGGGCGCTCGCGCAGATGCGCGACGGGGTCTACATCGTGAACACCAGCCGCGGCCCGCTGATCGATACCGGCGCGGTGATCGACGCCCTGAAATCCGGCCGGCTCGGGGCCCTCGCCCTCGATGTGTACGAGGAGGAGGAGGGCGTGTTCTATGAGGACCTCTCCGGTGACATCCTTGCCGACGACCAGCTCGCGCGCCTGCTCTCCTTCCCCAACGTGCTTGTGACCAGCCATCAGGCGTTCTTCACTCGCGAGGCCGTCACCGCCATCGCCGCCACGACGCTGGGCAATCTCGACGACTTCGCCGCCGGCCGGCCCTGTCCCCATGCCCTCAAGGCCTGA
- a CDS encoding YgiQ family radical SAM protein, with amino-acid sequence MSTPTPASTKVYSHEPVWDAKRWLPTTADEVAARGWDYIDVIIISGDAYVDHPAFGTAVIGRLLESEGLRVAIIPQPNWRDDLRDFKKLGAPRLFFGVTAGCMDSMVNRYTAAKKLRSEDAYTPGGEHGYRPDYATTVYTQCLKKLFPEVPVMIGGIEASLRRVTHYDYWSDTLKPSILAESGADLLVYGMGELPLREAVRLLKRGVPFASLRTIPQTAVLLPPGAKAPKNENWDDFTLHSHEECGRDRTLYAKNFKDIETESNRVKARRLMQPTGERLLVVNPPFPTMSEAQIDTSFDLPYTRLPHPKYRKRGPIPAYEMIKHSINMHRGCFGGCSFCTISAHQGKFVASRSKESILREVETIKQMPDFRGTISDLGGPSANMYKMKGKEQWICDECVRPSCIWPDVCRNLDTDHTALLDIYKSVRETEGVNHAFVTSGIRYDLFLHDKGVSPEAQASHERYVDELAQHHVSGRLKVAPEHTSDHVLRIMRKPTFDLFYKFKEKFDRAAKKAGKEKTQIIPYFISSHPGSRPEDMAELALKTKDLGFRLEQVQDFTPTPMTVATEIYATGVHPYNAEEVCVARTPEEKQEQRSFFFWYKPEMKSALRKSMARLGLGAMAARLLDGKQQTVDVTPPPHITPCGMQAPGARLAAATARPPRPKKPSHLDAMLREAGVKVAAPAKDRAPRP; translated from the coding sequence TTGTCCACGCCCACGCCCGCCTCCACGAAAGTCTATTCCCACGAACCGGTCTGGGACGCGAAGCGCTGGCTACCCACCACGGCCGACGAGGTCGCCGCGCGCGGCTGGGATTACATCGACGTCATCATCATCTCGGGTGACGCCTACGTGGACCACCCGGCCTTCGGCACCGCCGTCATCGGCCGCCTGCTCGAGTCCGAGGGCCTGCGCGTGGCGATCATCCCGCAGCCCAACTGGCGGGACGACCTGCGCGACTTCAAGAAGCTCGGCGCGCCGCGACTGTTCTTCGGTGTCACGGCCGGCTGCATGGACTCGATGGTCAACCGCTACACCGCGGCCAAGAAACTGCGCAGCGAGGACGCCTACACCCCCGGTGGCGAGCACGGTTACCGTCCGGACTACGCGACCACCGTCTACACGCAGTGCCTGAAAAAGCTTTTCCCGGAGGTGCCGGTGATGATCGGCGGCATCGAGGCGAGCCTGCGGCGGGTGACGCATTACGATTACTGGTCCGACACGTTGAAGCCTTCGATCCTGGCGGAGAGCGGCGCCGACCTGCTGGTGTACGGCATGGGCGAGCTGCCGCTGCGCGAGGCCGTGCGCCTGTTGAAGCGCGGCGTGCCCTTCGCCTCGCTGCGCACGATCCCGCAGACGGCGGTGCTCCTGCCGCCCGGGGCCAAGGCGCCGAAGAACGAGAACTGGGATGACTTCACGCTCCACTCGCACGAGGAGTGCGGCCGCGACCGCACGCTCTACGCGAAGAATTTCAAGGACATCGAGACCGAGTCGAACCGAGTGAAGGCCCGCCGCCTGATGCAGCCCACGGGCGAGCGCCTGCTCGTGGTCAATCCGCCGTTCCCCACCATGAGCGAGGCGCAGATCGACACCAGTTTCGACCTGCCCTACACGCGACTCCCACACCCGAAGTACCGGAAGCGCGGGCCGATCCCGGCCTACGAGATGATCAAGCACTCGATCAACATGCACCGCGGGTGCTTCGGCGGCTGCAGCTTCTGCACGATCTCGGCGCACCAGGGCAAGTTCGTCGCCAGCCGCAGCAAGGAATCCATCCTGCGCGAGGTCGAGACGATCAAGCAGATGCCTGATTTTCGCGGCACCATCAGCGACCTCGGCGGGCCTTCGGCCAACATGTACAAGATGAAGGGCAAGGAGCAGTGGATCTGCGACGAGTGCGTCCGTCCCAGCTGCATCTGGCCCGACGTGTGCCGCAACCTCGACACCGACCACACCGCGCTCCTCGACATCTACAAGAGCGTGCGCGAGACCGAGGGCGTGAACCACGCGTTCGTCACCAGCGGCATCCGCTACGACCTGTTCCTGCACGACAAGGGTGTGTCGCCCGAGGCCCAGGCCAGCCATGAGCGCTACGTGGACGAACTCGCGCAGCACCACGTCTCCGGCCGGCTGAAGGTCGCGCCCGAGCACACGAGCGACCATGTGCTGCGCATCATGCGCAAGCCGACCTTCGATCTCTTCTACAAGTTCAAGGAGAAGTTCGATCGCGCGGCGAAGAAGGCCGGCAAGGAGAAGACGCAGATCATCCCGTATTTCATCAGCTCCCATCCCGGCTCGCGGCCGGAGGACATGGCCGAGCTGGCGCTCAAGACCAAGGATCTCGGGTTCCGCCTGGAGCAGGTGCAGGATTTCACCCCGACGCCGATGACAGTGGCCACCGAGATCTATGCCACCGGCGTGCACCCCTACAATGCCGAGGAGGTCTGTGTTGCCCGCACGCCCGAGGAAAAGCAGGAGCAGCGGAGTTTCTTTTTCTGGTACAAACCCGAGATGAAGTCGGCCCTGCGGAAATCCATGGCGCGGCTCGGTCTGGGCGCGATGGCCGCGCGCCTGCTCGATGGCAAACAGCAGACCGTCGACGTCACGCCCCCGCCGCACATCACGCCGTGCGGCATGCAGGCGCCCGGCGCCCGGCTGGCCGCCGCCACCGCGCGGCCGCCCCGCCCGAAAAAGCCTTCGCACCTGGACGCCATGCTGCGCGAGGCCGGCGTGAAGGTGGCCGCGCCCGCGAAGGACCGCGCCCCGCGCCCCTAG
- the trxB gene encoding thioredoxin-disulfide reductase, which yields MSAQVENVVIVGTGCAGLTAAIYTGRANLQPLVLEGVLPGGQLTTTSEVENFPGFPEGIDGYQLMQNLRQQAAKFGTRYESGTVTGLDTSAWPYTLKLADREIKAKIVIVATGASPRLTGVPGEKELYGGKGVTTCATCDGAFYRKMEVAVIGGGDSAAEEALFLTRFASKVYLVHRRDSLRASKIMADRATSHEKIQCVWDSVPVAVEGVEQGAVSGLKIKNVKTGAESVLPVKGIFVAIGHVPNTAPFKDAVDTDDQGYFVPVGHSQVKTKTPGVYVAGDCADHHYRQAITAAGMGCQAAIEAERWLAEKGG from the coding sequence ATGTCCGCCCAAGTTGAAAACGTCGTCATCGTCGGCACCGGCTGCGCCGGTCTCACCGCCGCCATCTACACTGGTCGCGCCAACCTGCAGCCCCTCGTGCTCGAGGGCGTGCTGCCCGGCGGGCAGCTGACCACGACCTCCGAGGTCGAGAATTTCCCCGGCTTCCCCGAGGGCATCGACGGTTACCAGCTCATGCAGAACCTGCGCCAGCAGGCGGCGAAGTTCGGCACCCGCTACGAGAGCGGCACCGTCACCGGCCTCGACACCTCGGCCTGGCCCTACACGCTCAAGCTCGCCGACCGTGAGATCAAGGCGAAGATCGTGATCGTCGCCACCGGCGCCTCCCCGCGCCTGACCGGCGTCCCCGGCGAGAAGGAACTCTACGGCGGCAAGGGCGTGACCACCTGCGCGACCTGCGACGGCGCGTTCTACCGCAAGATGGAGGTCGCCGTCATCGGCGGCGGTGACAGCGCGGCCGAGGAGGCCCTGTTTCTCACCCGCTTCGCCAGCAAGGTTTACCTCGTCCACCGCCGCGACTCGCTCCGCGCCTCCAAGATCATGGCCGATCGCGCCACCTCGCATGAGAAGATCCAGTGCGTCTGGGACAGCGTGCCGGTCGCCGTCGAGGGCGTCGAGCAGGGCGCCGTGAGCGGCCTGAAGATCAAGAACGTCAAGACCGGCGCCGAGAGCGTGCTGCCGGTGAAGGGCATCTTCGTCGCCATCGGCCACGTGCCCAACACCGCGCCGTTCAAGGACGCGGTGGACACCGACGACCAGGGTTATTTCGTGCCAGTGGGCCACAGCCAGGTGAAGACCAAGACGCCCGGCGTCTACGTCGCCGGCGATTGCGCCGACCACCACTACCGTCAGGCGATCACCGCCGCGGGCATGGGTTGCCAGGCCGCCATCGAGGCCGAGCGCTGGCTTGCGGAAAAGGGCGGTTGA